In Solanum stenotomum isolate F172 chromosome 6, ASM1918654v1, whole genome shotgun sequence, one DNA window encodes the following:
- the LOC125867681 gene encoding E3 ubiquitin-protein ligase MBR2-like isoform X3: protein MPISTIDHQYSRFKNPKNKTHSTPNHQFSNTNDSNVSKNKKKFMSMSFGVLGCKGKLNSPIASAPEVIRSAAQWESSSKQMRKNRRKKMPTLTTSTRNSTNVVCCAPPGIGSAFDVAPRPKTRSNNKEHSRIARRTTNGEAISRSHTSNTRHYCPRSHHRPHIMILRHNLHYTRDIEGDDYYGSWRLDVDDMSYEQLVELSDKIGYVGTGLEEEKIVEYIRKFKLSTIDSYSMVISTDKSWRCTICQEGYKVDDEIGKLECGHYHHIECIKKWLMHKNACPICKIEAIHEN, encoded by the exons ATGCCAATATCAACAATTGATCATCAATattcaagattcaaaaatccaaaaaacaaAACTCATTCTACCCCTAATCATCAATTTTCCAACACAAATGACTCAAATGTATctaaaaacaagaagaaatttATGTCTATGAGCTTTGGAGTGCTAGGATGTAAGGGAAAATTGAACTCACCGATTGCGTCGGCGCCGGAAGTTATTAGATCAGCAGCACAATGGGAGAGTAGTAGTAAGCAAATGAggaaaaatagaaggaaaaagatgccAACATTGACAACAAGTACTAGGAATTCAACTAATGTTGTTTGTTGTGCTCCTCCTGGTATTGGTTCTGCTTTTGATGTTGCTCCTAGGCCAAAAACAAGATCAAATAACAAAGAG CACTCTCGTATCGCGAGGAGAACTACGAATGGTGAAGCAATTTCTAGGTCTCATACGTCTAATACAAGACATTATTGCCCTCGTTCTCATCATCGTCCTCAT ATTATGATACTCAGACACAACTTGCATTATACTAGAGATATAGAAGGGGATGATTATTATGGATCTTGGAGACTAGATGTAGATGATATGTCATACGAG caATTGGTTGAACTAAGTGATAAAATTGGGTATGTGGGAACAGGTTTAGAAGAAGAGAAGATAGttgaatatataagaaaatttaagcTCTCAACAATTGACTCATATTCAATGGTAATATCTACTGATAAAAGTTGGAGATGTACCATTTGCCAA GAAGGATACAAAGTAGATGATGAAATAGGAAAACTAGAATGTGGACACTACCATCACATTGAGTGCATAAAGAAATGGCTTATGCATAAAAATGCATGTCCTATTTGCAAAATTGAAGCAATCCATGAAAATTAA
- the LOC125869249 gene encoding putative lipid phosphate phosphatase 3, chloroplastic isoform X1, with protein sequence MGWKDKIRTVFQGNTNEIERGCGHTIKSHGLSVARIHIHDWLILLLLVVICIVLYVIGPFHRFVGKDMMTDLKYPMKDNTVPGWSIPLYAVLLPIIIFVFIYLRRKDVYDLHHSILGILFAILITAVITEAIKNGVGRPRPDFFWRCFPDGKDEYDRWGNVKCHGKESDIKEGHKSFPSGHTSASFAGLGFLSLYLAGKIKAFDRRGHVAKLCIVLLPLLMASLVGVSRVDDYWHHWQDVFAGGLIGLFVATFCYLQFFPAPYHTEGWGPYAYFRAVEEVRVSRQHVPPTNGGLEVERPEVQLNQQYGTTTIAFEDVEHGRM encoded by the exons ATGGGCTGGAAAGATAAGATTAGAACTGTATTTCAG GGTAATACAAATGAGATTGAGCGCGGATGTGGACATACTATTAAGTCTCATGGTTTATCAGTTGCAAGAATTCACATCCATGACTGGCTTATATTGCTACTGCTAGTAGTTATATGTATAGTTCTTTATGTCATCGGTCCATTTCATCGGTTTGTTGGGAAGGATATGATGACTGATCTCAAATATCCGATGAAAGATAATACAGTTCCAGGGTGGTCTATTCCT CTATATGCAGTGTTATTGCCTATTATCATCTTCGTTTTCATCTATCTTCGGAGGAAGGACGTTTATGATCTGCACCACAGCATTTTAG GCATCTTATTTGCCATACTAATTACGGCTGTAATCACTGAAGCCATCAAGAATGGAGTAGGACGTCCTCGACCTGACTTTTTCTGGCGTTGCTTTCCTGATGGTAAAGAT GAGTATGATCGGTGGGGAAACGTGAAATGCCATGGTAAAGAAAGTGATATTAAGGAAGGACATAAGAGTTTCCCAAGCGGGCATACAAGTG CATCATTTGCTGGTCTCGGGTTTCTATCGTTGTATTTGGCTGGGAAGATTAAAGCATTTGATCGACGAGGGCATGTGGCTAAACTATGCATAGTTCTTCTTCCTCTCCTAATGGCATCTCTTGTCGGGGTCTCACGTGTGGATGACTACTGGCATCATTGGCAAGACGTGTTTGCCGGAGGACTGATAG GTCTTTTTGTTGCAACATTCTGTTATCTGCAGTTCTTCCCAGCTCCATACCATACTGAAG GATGGGGACCATATGCATATTTCCGGGCAGTGGAGGAGGTTCGTGTAAGCAGACAACACGTCCCCCCTACCAACGGAGGATTGGAGGTAGAACGTCCCGAGGTACAACTAAATCAGCAATATGGTACAACTACCATTGCTTTTGAGGATGTGGAGCATGGCAGAATGTGA
- the LOC125866945 gene encoding uncharacterized protein LOC125866945 — MDPPPFSGGPITAATGAVPPSGTINYADSADSSPGSRHTDSWDEQQQPSHTATVTTGGKLRLMCSYGGHIFPRPHDKTLCYVGGDTRIFVADRNTSLAELSARLSKTLLGGQPFCLKYQLQNEDLDSLISVTSDEDLENMIDEYDRMSSSSKITRLRLFLFPSKIDSWNPSIGMIRDSSVRSEDWFVNILNGANSTASTKVFSESSSVNCLLGLDDDLGNANIKEVEAQLEVKNGGNSVKGTIHDIQSVPDSPMVETTSSFGSGSSMPSLANLPPIRVHVEESQKGGGIEEQFAQMTVGVKQKNEEGGFLGLASPPAPAVVVPTTVVSGVPAVDQMMQQQQQQIQQPQQLMSKPVIPSDLPSPDSVSSEGSGRQRHYFYQDPGVHFQSGSGRISGNSVDLNMSDSMGRVQVKQQVQDGGGGYALPVQYEQHPQMLQPQQYVHAGQYIQHTPSGHVPMTSYYPMYPSQHQTHMQHPNLEHQYPVYFIPARPGQGYSLPLQQTNYTEPAQTVPPTRSQTPPTMVNPASAYNPARNNPSSNPEMVAGTYRTSASAAPQLVQINPGQHQPQYVNYSQIQHPSQSIPPTSATTTNYAYEFADPHAKMYYSQALTPQLAAQYQTMTSAPAVSFAETSSQFPVENSKQQN, encoded by the exons ATGGACCCTCCACCGTTTTCCGGCGGACCAATCACGGCGGCGACGGGAGCCGTGCCACCGTCGGGAACCATCAATTATGCTGACTCAGCTGATTCCTCACCGGGATCCCGCCATACTGATTCCTGGGACGAGCAGCAGCAGCCGTCACACACCGCCACCGTCACCACCGGCGGAAAACTCCGGTTAATGTGCAGCTATGGAGGACACATATTCCCTCGTCCCCACGACAAAACTCTCTGCTACGTCGGCGGCGACACCCGCATTTTCGTCGCCGATCGTAACACCTCGTTGGCTGAGCTGTCTGCTCGGCTCTCTAAAACCCTTCTCGGAGGCCAACCCTTTTGCCTGAAGTATCAGCTTCAGAACGAGGACCTCGATTCACTTATCTCCGTTACCTCCGATGAGGATCTGGAAAACATGATCGATGAATACGATCGTATGAGTTCGTCTTCTAAAATTACTCGGCTTCGTTTGTTTCTGTTTCCGAGTAAAATTGATTCGTGGAATCCTTCAATTGGAATGATTAGAGATAGTTCAGTGAGATCTGAAGATTGGtttgttaatattttaaatgGGGCAAATTCTACTGCTTCAACAAAGGTATTTTCTGAGTCTTCTTCAGTGAATTGCCTTCTGGGTTTAGACGATGATTTAGGAAATGCGAACATTAAAGAAGTAGAGGCACAATTAGAGGTAAAAAATGGTGGGAATAGTGTGAAAGGTACTATACATGATATTCAATCGGTGCCGGATTCTCCGATGGTTGAAACGACGTCGTCTTTTGGGTCGGGATCGTCTATGCCGTCGCTGGCGAATTTGCCGCCGATAAGGGTTCATGTTGAGGAGAGTCAAAAGGGAGGTGGAATTGAGGAGCAGTTTGCACAGATGACTGTTGGGGTTAAGCAGAAGAATGAGGAAGGGGGATTTTTGGGTTTAGCTTCACCGCCGGCGCCGGCTGTTGTAGTGCCGACGACTGTTGTTTCCGGTGTGCCGGCAGTTGACCAGATGATGCAACAACAGCAGCAACAGATACAGCAGCCTCAGCAATTGATGTCAAAGCCTGTTATTCCATCTGATTTGCCTTCCCCTGATTCAGTTTCAAG TGAGGGTAGTGGTAGGCAAAGACATTACTTTTATCAAGATCCAGGGGTTCATTTCCAGTCGGGGAGCGGTAGGATTTCAGGTAATTCAGTTGATCTGAATATGAGTGATTCGATGGGAAGGGTTCAGGTGAAACAACAAGTTCAGGATGGTGGTGGTGGATATGCATTGCCAGTACAATATGAGCAGCACCCACAAATGCTCCAACCCCAACAATATGTTCATGCTGGGCAGTATATACAGCATACACCTTCGGGGCATGTGCCTATGACATCCTACTATCCTATGTACCCTTCACAGCACCAAACACATATGCAACACCCGAATCTTGAGCACCAGTATCCCGTTTACTTTATTCCTGCTAGACCTGGCCAAGGTTACAGTTTGCCATTGcaacaaacaaattataccGAGCCTGCTCAAACAGTCCCTCCTACTCGTTCCCAAACACCTCCTACTATGGTCAATCCGGCATCAGCTTATAATCCGGCTAGAAATAATCCGTCATCTAATCCTGAAATGGTTGCTGGTACATACAGAACTTCAGCTTCAGCGGCTCCACAATTAGTTCAGATCAATCCTGGCCAGCATCAGCCACAATACGTGAACTACTCTCAGATTCAACATCCTTCTCAGTCAATTCCTCCTACTTCAGCCACTACCACCAATTATGCTTATGAATTTGCTGATCCACATGCTAAGATGTACTACAGTCAGGCTCTCACTCCCCAATTGGCTGCGCAATATCAAACCATGACATCTGCCCCTGCAGTAAGTTTCGCAGAAACTTCCTCTCAGTTCCCCGTGGAGAATTCGAAGCAGCAAAATTAG
- the LOC125867503 gene encoding lipid phosphate phosphatase 2-like: MGWKDKIRTVFQGNTNAIELGCGHTIKSHGSSVARIHMHDWLILLLLVVIEVVLYVIGPFHRYVGKDMMTDLKYPMKDNTVPVWSVPLYAVVLPIIIFLFVYLRRKDVYDLHHSILGLLFAVLITAVITDAIKNGVGRPRPDFFWRCFPDGKDEYDQWGDVKCHGKASDIKEGHKSFPSGHTSWSFAGLGFLSLYLAGKIKAFDRRGHVAKLCIVFLPLLMASLVGVSRVDDYWHHWQDVFTGGMIGLFVATFCYLQFFPAPYHTEGWGPYAYFRAVEEVRSSRQHVHPTNGGLEIERPEVQLNQRSGTTPNPFEDVEYGRM, translated from the exons ATGGGTTGGAAAGACAAGATTAGGACTGTGTTTCAG GGTAATACAAATGCGATTGAGCTCGGATGTGGACATACTATCAAGTCTCATGGATCATCAGTTGCAAGAATTCACATGCATGACTGGCTTATATTGCTACTGCTTGTAGTAATAGAAGTAGTCCTTTATGTCATCGGTCCATTTCACCGGTATGTTGGAAAGGATATGATGACTGATCTGAAATATCCCATGAAAGATAATACGGTCCCAGTGTGGTCTGTTCCC CTATATGCAGTTGTATTACCTATTATCATCTTCCTTTTCGTTTATCTTCGGAGGAAGGATGTCTATGATCTGCACCACAGCATTCTAG GCCTCTTATTTGCTGTACTTATTACGGCTGTAATCACGGATGCCATCAAGAATGGAGTAGGCCGTCCCCGACCGGACTTTTTCTGGCGTTGCTTTCCTGATGGTAAAGAT GAGTACGATCAGTGGGGAGACGTGAAATGCCATGGTAAAGCAAGTGATATTAAGGAAGGACATAAGAGCTTCCCAAGCGGGCATACCTCAT GGTCATTTGCTGGTCTCGGGTTTCTATCGTTGTATTTAGCAGGGAAGATTAAAGCATTTGATCGCCGAGGGCATGTGGCAAAACTATGCATAGTTTTTCTTCCTCTCCTAATGGCATCTCTTGTTGGGGTCTCACGTGTGGATGACTACTGGCATCATTGGCAAGACGTGTTCACTGGAGGAATGATAG GCCTTTTCGTTGCAACATTCTGTTACCTGCAGTTCTTCCCTGCTCCATACCACACTGAAG GATGGGGACCATATGCATATTTCCGGGCAGTGGAGGAGGTTCGTAGTAGCAGACAACACGTCCACCCTACTAACGGAGGATTAGAGATAGAACGTCCCGAGGTACAACTGAATCAGCGATCCGGTACAACTCCCAATCCATTTGAGGATGTGGAATATGGCAGAATGTGA
- the LOC125867681 gene encoding E3 ubiquitin-protein ligase MBR2-like isoform X2: protein MPISTIDHQYSRFKNPKNKTHSTPNHQFSNTNDSNVSKNKKKFMSMSFGVLGCKGKLNSPIASAPEVIRSAAQWESSSKQMRKNRRKKMPTLTTSTRNSTNVVCCAPPGIGSAFDVAPRPKTRSNNKEHSRIARRTTNGEAISRSHTSNTRHHCPRSHHRPHIMILRHNLHYTRDIEGDDYYGSWRLDVDDMSYEQLVELSDKIGYVGTGLEEEKIVEYIRKFKLSTIDSYSMVISTDKSWRCTICQEGYKVDDEIGKLECGHYHHIECIKKWLMHKNACPICKIEAIHEN, encoded by the exons ATGCCAATATCAACAATTGATCATCAATattcaagattcaaaaatccaaaaaacaaAACTCATTCTACCCCTAATCATCAATTTTCCAACACAAATGACTCAAATGTATctaaaaacaagaagaaatttATGTCTATGAGCTTTGGAGTGCTAGGATGTAAGGGAAAATTGAACTCACCGATTGCGTCGGCGCCGGAAGTTATTAGATCAGCAGCACAATGGGAGAGTAGTAGTAAGCAAATGAggaaaaatagaaggaaaaagatgccAACATTGACAACAAGTACTAGGAATTCAACTAATGTTGTTTGTTGTGCTCCTCCTGGTATTGGTTCTGCTTTTGATGTTGCTCCTAGGCCAAAAACAAGATCAAATAACAAAGAG CACTCTCGTATCGCGAGGAGAACTACGAATGGTGAAGCAATTTCTAG GTCTCATACGTCTAATACAAGACATCATTGCCCTCGTTCTCATCATCGTCCTCAT ATTATGATACTCAGACACAACTTGCATTATACTAGAGATATAGAAGGGGATGATTATTATGGATCTTGGAGACTAGATGTAGATGATATGTCATACGAG caATTGGTTGAACTAAGTGATAAAATTGGGTATGTGGGAACAGGTTTAGAAGAAGAGAAGATAGttgaatatataagaaaatttaagcTCTCAACAATTGACTCATATTCAATGGTAATATCTACTGATAAAAGTTGGAGATGTACCATTTGCCAA GAAGGATACAAAGTAGATGATGAAATAGGAAAACTAGAATGTGGACACTACCATCACATTGAGTGCATAAAGAAATGGCTTATGCATAAAAATGCATGTCCTATTTGCAAAATTGAAGCAATCCATGAAAATTAA
- the LOC125869249 gene encoding putative lipid phosphate phosphatase 3, chloroplastic isoform X2 — MGWKDKIRTVFQGNTNEIERGCGHTIKSHGLSVARIHIHDWLILLLLVVICIVLYVIGPFHRFVGKDMMTDLKYPMKDNTVPGWSIPLYAVLLPIIIFVFIYLRRKDVYDLHHSILGILFAILITAVITEAIKNGVGRPRPDFFWRCFPDGKDEYDRWGNVKCHGKESDIKEGHKSFPSGHTTSFAGLGFLSLYLAGKIKAFDRRGHVAKLCIVLLPLLMASLVGVSRVDDYWHHWQDVFAGGLIGLFVATFCYLQFFPAPYHTEGWGPYAYFRAVEEVRVSRQHVPPTNGGLEVERPEVQLNQQYGTTTIAFEDVEHGRM; from the exons ATGGGCTGGAAAGATAAGATTAGAACTGTATTTCAG GGTAATACAAATGAGATTGAGCGCGGATGTGGACATACTATTAAGTCTCATGGTTTATCAGTTGCAAGAATTCACATCCATGACTGGCTTATATTGCTACTGCTAGTAGTTATATGTATAGTTCTTTATGTCATCGGTCCATTTCATCGGTTTGTTGGGAAGGATATGATGACTGATCTCAAATATCCGATGAAAGATAATACAGTTCCAGGGTGGTCTATTCCT CTATATGCAGTGTTATTGCCTATTATCATCTTCGTTTTCATCTATCTTCGGAGGAAGGACGTTTATGATCTGCACCACAGCATTTTAG GCATCTTATTTGCCATACTAATTACGGCTGTAATCACTGAAGCCATCAAGAATGGAGTAGGACGTCCTCGACCTGACTTTTTCTGGCGTTGCTTTCCTGATGGTAAAGAT GAGTATGATCGGTGGGGAAACGTGAAATGCCATGGTAAAGAAAGTGATATTAAGGAAGGACATAAGAGTTTCCCAAGCGGGCATACAA CATCATTTGCTGGTCTCGGGTTTCTATCGTTGTATTTGGCTGGGAAGATTAAAGCATTTGATCGACGAGGGCATGTGGCTAAACTATGCATAGTTCTTCTTCCTCTCCTAATGGCATCTCTTGTCGGGGTCTCACGTGTGGATGACTACTGGCATCATTGGCAAGACGTGTTTGCCGGAGGACTGATAG GTCTTTTTGTTGCAACATTCTGTTATCTGCAGTTCTTCCCAGCTCCATACCATACTGAAG GATGGGGACCATATGCATATTTCCGGGCAGTGGAGGAGGTTCGTGTAAGCAGACAACACGTCCCCCCTACCAACGGAGGATTGGAGGTAGAACGTCCCGAGGTACAACTAAATCAGCAATATGGTACAACTACCATTGCTTTTGAGGATGTGGAGCATGGCAGAATGTGA
- the LOC125867681 gene encoding E3 ubiquitin-protein ligase MBR2-like isoform X1 produces the protein MPISTIDHQYSRFKNPKNKTHSTPNHQFSNTNDSNVSKNKKKFMSMSFGVLGCKGKLNSPIASAPEVIRSAAQWESSSKQMRKNRRKKMPTLTTSTRNSTNVVCCAPPGIGSAFDVAPRPKTRSNNKEHSRIARRTTNGETISRSHTSNTRHHCPRSHHRPHIMILRHNLHYTRDIEGDDYYGSWRLDVDDMSYEQLVELSDKIGYVGTGLEEEKIVEYIRKFKLSTIDSYSMVISTDKSWRCTICQEGYKVDDEIGKLECGHYHHIECIKKWLMHKNACPICKIEAIHEN, from the exons ATGCCAATATCAACAATTGATCATCAATattcaagattcaaaaatccaaaaaacaaAACTCATTCTACCCCTAATCATCAATTTTCCAACACAAATGACTCAAATGTATctaaaaacaagaagaaatttATGTCTATGAGCTTTGGAGTGCTAGGATGTAAGGGAAAATTGAACTCACCGATTGCGTCGGCGCCGGAAGTTATTAGATCAGCAGCACAATGGGAGAGTAGTAGTAAGCAAATGAggaaaaatagaaggaaaaagatgccAACATTGACAACAAGTACTAGGAATTCAACTAATGTTGTTTGTTGTGCTCCTCCTGGTATTGGTTCTGCTTTTGATGTTGCTCCTAGGCCAAAAACAAGATCAAATAACAAAGAG CACTCTCGTATCGCGAGGAGAACTACGAATGGTGAAACAATTTCTAGGTCTCATACGTCTAATACAAGACATCATTGCCCTCGTTCTCATCATCGTCCTCAT ATTATGATACTCAGACACAACTTGCATTATACTAGAGATATAGAAGGGGATGATTATTATGGATCTTGGAGACTAGATGTAGATGATATGTCATACGAG caATTGGTTGAACTAAGTGATAAAATTGGGTATGTGGGAACAGGTTTAGAAGAAGAGAAGATAGttgaatatataagaaaatttaagcTCTCAACAATTGACTCATATTCAATGGTAATATCTACTGATAAAAGTTGGAGATGTACCATTTGCCAA GAAGGATACAAAGTAGATGATGAAATAGGAAAACTAGAATGTGGACACTACCATCACATTGAGTGCATAAAGAAATGGCTTATGCATAAAAATGCATGTCCTATTTGCAAAATTGAAGCAATCCATGAAAATTAA